In Jatrophihabitans sp., a single window of DNA contains:
- a CDS encoding ABC transporter permease: MSVLTSDPTGAGAAAGAAPPVGASSAASPADTPAGTPATRRGAHFRLAHLPPLSAEQGRSQPPFDTGRTMPLRIEFARQLTRRRTQLVGLLLLVLPIIMALAFQIGGPSSPDRDRPALVDLATAGAGNFAFFTEFASVGFLLVVIVAMFCGDTVASEASWSSLRYLLAMPIPRARLLRQKLVVALTFSFGVNLLLPAWAYVVGGVFFGWDPARSPFGGSFTHAETLQRMLIVALYAAGQALVVAGLAFLLSVLTDAPLAAVGGATFLVVVSNILDSITALDPYRVVLPTHFQYSWLDALTPAISWDDMIRGCALAVIYSAVFFTLAWTRFARKDITS, translated from the coding sequence GTGAGCGTGTTGACTAGCGATCCGACCGGAGCCGGCGCGGCTGCCGGCGCTGCCCCACCCGTTGGCGCGAGCTCTGCCGCGAGCCCTGCCGACACACCCGCCGGAACGCCGGCGACCAGGCGCGGCGCGCACTTCCGGCTCGCGCACCTGCCCCCGCTGTCGGCTGAGCAGGGCCGGAGCCAGCCCCCGTTCGACACCGGGCGCACCATGCCGCTGCGGATCGAATTCGCCCGTCAGCTCACCCGCCGGCGCACCCAGCTGGTCGGGCTGCTGCTGCTGGTGCTGCCGATCATCATGGCGCTGGCCTTTCAGATCGGCGGGCCCAGCAGTCCCGACCGTGACCGCCCGGCCCTGGTCGACCTGGCCACCGCCGGAGCGGGCAACTTCGCGTTCTTCACCGAGTTCGCCTCGGTCGGCTTTCTGCTCGTGGTCATCGTGGCCATGTTCTGCGGCGACACCGTCGCCAGCGAGGCGAGCTGGTCCTCGCTGCGTTACCTGCTGGCGATGCCGATCCCGCGGGCCCGGCTGCTGCGCCAGAAACTGGTGGTGGCGCTGACATTCTCGTTCGGGGTCAACCTGTTGCTGCCGGCCTGGGCTTACGTGGTGGGCGGGGTGTTCTTCGGCTGGGACCCGGCGCGCTCGCCGTTCGGAGGCAGCTTCACCCATGCCGAGACCCTGCAGCGAATGCTGATCGTCGCGCTGTACGCCGCCGGTCAGGCGCTGGTGGTGGCAGGCCTGGCCTTCCTGCTGAGCGTGCTGACCGACGCGCCGCTGGCCGCGGTCGGCGGCGCGACGTTCCTGGTGGTGGTGTCCAACATCCTGGACTCGATCACCGCGCTGGACCCGTACCGGGTGGTGCTGCCGACCCACTTCCAGTACTCGTGGCTGGACGCGCTCACCCCGGCGATCAGCTGGGACGACATGATCCGCGGCTGCGCGCTGGCAGTCATCTACAGCGCCGTGTTCTTCACCCTCGCCTGGACCCGCTTCGCCCGCAAGGACATCACCAGCTGA
- a CDS encoding type II toxin-antitoxin system PemK/MazF family toxin translates to MRRGEIWTVAGGGDYASKPRPALILQDDHFDTDSATVCLFTSDATEAPLFRLEIAPSTANGLDVASRLMVDKITTVHRRRLGSKIGVLDDADLVRVNRAIVVFLGIAGAS, encoded by the coding sequence TTGAGGCGGGGCGAGATCTGGACCGTGGCGGGTGGCGGTGATTACGCCAGCAAACCGCGGCCGGCCCTCATCCTCCAGGACGATCACTTCGACACCGATTCAGCGACCGTATGCCTGTTCACCTCCGACGCCACCGAGGCTCCGCTGTTCCGGTTGGAGATCGCGCCGTCGACCGCCAACGGCCTGGACGTTGCGAGCCGCCTCATGGTCGACAAGATCACCACAGTTCATCGGCGCAGACTGGGCAGCAAGATTGGTGTTCTGGACGACGCTGACCTGGTGCGAGTCAATCGCGCCATCGTCGTGTTCCTCGGAATCGCCGGCGCGTCGTAG
- a CDS encoding pyridoxamine 5'-phosphate oxidase family protein: MEQHVIAAELSAAGAQELLAATSSAHLAYNAEDGTPRVIPVGFFWTGTQFVISTATTSPKVAALKARPDAALAIDGGDTPEQARALSVRGRASIEIVDGLVPEYLAAARKSMGAEAAAEFEKACRAMYDQMARIAITPSWVRFYDFGAGRMPKFLKELAERNPT, encoded by the coding sequence ATGGAGCAGCACGTCATCGCCGCCGAACTGTCCGCGGCCGGCGCGCAGGAATTGCTGGCCGCGACGTCATCGGCCCATCTCGCCTACAACGCCGAGGACGGAACACCGCGTGTGATTCCCGTCGGCTTCTTCTGGACCGGTACGCAGTTCGTGATCTCGACTGCCACGACCTCGCCGAAGGTCGCCGCACTCAAGGCCCGTCCTGACGCTGCGCTGGCGATTGATGGAGGTGATACGCCCGAGCAGGCACGGGCGCTGTCAGTGCGCGGGCGGGCGAGCATCGAGATCGTCGACGGCCTGGTGCCCGAGTACCTCGCCGCGGCGCGCAAGTCGATGGGCGCCGAGGCGGCAGCCGAGTTCGAGAAAGCCTGCCGTGCGATGTACGACCAGATGGCCCGCATCGCGATCACGCCGAGCTGGGTGCGCTTCTACGACTTCGGCGCGGGTCGCATGCCTAAGTTCCTGAAGGAGCTCGCCGAACGCAACCCGACGTGA
- a CDS encoding aminoglycoside phosphotransferase family protein, which produces MKGDLAHLGSPTGPMTRVEGGFGNRTYRLDTDQGSFAVKELNLLDRRSPYRLDDVFRFEQAAFAAGIPMPEPVLASHDTLVHRWVEGEKVPEAAVSTAYAFELGEVLARLHALDVEWTHVASQDPTPRDWPELARRAALTGQPWADELARNVEKLLAIAGFVDDCPRPGPLVLTHRDIHPWNLLAREGRPVVLDWELSGTLDLGSELGSTALSVSKDRGFDAIEPDTFSAVLDGYVAGGGTLPPSGPHWFVFMIGGWLGHTRRNALRCLAGVDVVAGPDLAMSHEVVHDGVRGLPEFYARLPQLESLLP; this is translated from the coding sequence GTGAAGGGCGACCTCGCGCACCTGGGCTCGCCGACCGGGCCGATGACCCGCGTCGAGGGCGGCTTCGGGAACCGGACGTACAGGCTGGACACCGACCAGGGGTCGTTCGCGGTGAAGGAGCTCAACCTCCTCGACCGCCGCTCGCCCTACCGCCTCGACGACGTGTTCCGGTTCGAGCAGGCAGCCTTCGCCGCCGGCATCCCGATGCCGGAGCCGGTCTTGGCCAGCCACGACACGCTCGTCCACCGCTGGGTCGAGGGCGAGAAGGTGCCGGAGGCAGCGGTGTCGACGGCCTACGCGTTCGAGCTCGGCGAGGTCCTCGCTCGCCTGCACGCGCTCGACGTGGAGTGGACCCACGTAGCCAGCCAAGACCCGACGCCGCGGGACTGGCCCGAGCTCGCCCGGAGAGCTGCCCTGACCGGACAGCCGTGGGCCGACGAGCTGGCGCGCAACGTCGAGAAGCTGCTTGCGATCGCTGGCTTCGTGGATGACTGCCCGCGACCGGGCCCGCTCGTGCTCACACACAGGGACATCCACCCGTGGAACCTGCTCGCGCGTGAGGGACGACCAGTCGTGCTCGACTGGGAGCTCTCCGGGACGCTCGATCTCGGCAGCGAGCTCGGCTCGACCGCGCTGAGCGTCTCCAAGGACCGCGGTTTCGACGCGATCGAGCCCGACACGTTCAGCGCGGTCCTCGACGGCTACGTCGCAGGGGGCGGGACGCTGCCGCCGTCGGGTCCCCACTGGTTCGTGTTCATGATCGGGGGGTGGCTGGGGCACACGCGGCGGAACGCCCTGCGCTGCCTTGCCGGTGTCGACGTCGTCGCCGGTCCCGACCTCGCGATGTCGCACGAGGTGGTGCACGACGGCGTACGGGGTCTGCCCGAGTTCTACGCCCGACTACCCCAGCTGGAGTCGCTGCTGCCGTAG
- a CDS encoding DUF222 domain-containing protein has protein sequence MTAMATAAVGSAAVLCADVTELMAIPLSPLSETELLDLLRLAEQARRQLEHLDQLLIAEVEARNVPARHVLRGTSYFLAGLLNLSPAESSLRTRRARALAPRLSLTGDLLEPLLPATADARAAGAITAQHADVIANAIDKVRGSLSAAEVSDAESFLVEQAQIFDARVLSGIARRLIDTLCPDGRLADEREQQRRRRLTCLPSGDGMYRINGDLDSETAALALTVLHSLAAPKPTDAGGPDERSSGQRLHDAFRSVLKLALRAGELPTSGGVPATVLITMTAEQFESGTGLVTSSFDQSLRVDQALRLAGEASIAWVVHNSRGGILNYGTTRRVASDKQTLALIARDQGCAFPGCTDPPEWTEKHHITPWAQGGSTDLDNLCLLCDFHHDRFDRQGWQITMLDGVPWFVPPAWLDAEQTPRRNHRSTGGSGRP, from the coding sequence ATGACGGCAATGGCGACAGCAGCGGTGGGCTCGGCCGCTGTGCTGTGCGCCGACGTCACCGAGTTGATGGCGATTCCGCTGTCACCGTTGAGCGAAACCGAGTTGCTCGATCTACTGCGGTTGGCCGAGCAGGCGCGCCGTCAGCTTGAGCATCTCGATCAGCTGCTGATCGCCGAGGTCGAAGCACGCAACGTGCCGGCTCGTCACGTGCTGCGCGGCACGAGCTACTTTCTGGCCGGACTGCTCAACCTCTCGCCAGCAGAGAGCTCGCTGCGGACCAGGCGGGCCCGTGCGCTGGCGCCGCGGCTGTCCCTCACCGGCGACCTGCTGGAGCCGCTGCTGCCGGCCACGGCCGACGCCCGCGCCGCCGGAGCGATCACCGCCCAGCACGCCGACGTCATAGCGAACGCGATCGACAAGGTTCGCGGCAGCCTCAGCGCCGCCGAGGTGTCTGACGCCGAGTCCTTTCTGGTGGAGCAGGCTCAGATCTTCGACGCCAGAGTGCTGTCGGGCATCGCGCGGCGGCTGATCGACACCCTCTGCCCGGACGGCAGGCTTGCCGACGAGCGTGAGCAGCAGAGACGGCGGCGGCTGACCTGCCTGCCGAGCGGGGACGGCATGTACCGGATCAACGGTGATCTCGACAGCGAGACCGCCGCGCTCGCGCTGACGGTCCTGCACTCGCTCGCCGCGCCGAAGCCGACGGACGCGGGCGGGCCTGATGAGCGCAGCTCCGGCCAGCGGCTGCACGACGCGTTCCGGTCGGTGCTCAAGCTCGCGCTGCGAGCAGGCGAGTTGCCGACCAGCGGCGGGGTTCCGGCGACCGTGCTGATCACCATGACCGCCGAGCAGTTCGAGTCAGGCACCGGCCTGGTGACCAGCAGCTTCGACCAGTCGCTGCGTGTCGATCAAGCGCTGCGGCTCGCCGGCGAAGCCAGCATCGCCTGGGTGGTGCACAACAGCAGGGGCGGCATCCTCAACTACGGCACCACCCGACGGGTCGCCAGCGACAAGCAAACCCTCGCCCTGATCGCCCGTGACCAGGGCTGCGCCTTTCCCGGCTGCACCGACCCACCCGAGTGGACCGAGAAGCACCACATCACGCCCTGGGCGCAAGGCGGCTCGACCGACCTGGACAACCTGTGCCTGCTCTGCGACTTCCACCATGACCGGTTCGACAGGCAGGGCTGGCAGATCACCATGCTCGACGGCGTGCCCTGGTTCGTGCCACCAGCCTGGCTCGACGCCGAGCAGACGCCCCGACGCAACCACCGGTCGACAGGCGGCAGCGGGCGTCCTTGA
- a CDS encoding class I SAM-dependent methyltransferase — MNANKALWEKGDFTRLAESMRTSGEAIVAGLKITPDLKVLDLGCGDGTTAIPAARHAAQVVGVDIAENLVAAGARRAEEHGLTNVTFQQGDACDLSGLADDTFDLVVSIFGAMFAPRPFDVAKEMVRVTRPGGRIVMGNWIPGDPTLVAQILKISSAYSPPPPEGFISPMTWGVEKNVIERFGAAGVAESDISFAKDIYTFEAEGSPSDFLATFRTYYGPTMNAYEAAEASGRVAQLQDELEALFISQNTSTTDTDTRIPATFLRVTVNL; from the coding sequence GTGAACGCGAATAAGGCTCTATGGGAAAAAGGTGATTTCACCCGTCTCGCCGAAAGCATGAGGACCAGCGGCGAGGCCATCGTCGCCGGCCTTAAAATCACACCCGATCTCAAGGTCTTGGATCTCGGGTGCGGTGACGGGACCACTGCGATCCCGGCGGCGAGGCACGCCGCGCAGGTGGTGGGTGTCGATATCGCAGAGAACCTGGTCGCGGCCGGAGCGCGCCGAGCCGAAGAGCACGGGCTCACGAATGTGACCTTTCAGCAAGGTGACGCCTGCGACCTCAGCGGACTCGCCGATGACACATTCGACCTGGTCGTAAGCATTTTCGGCGCCATGTTCGCGCCGCGCCCGTTTGACGTCGCGAAAGAAATGGTGCGCGTGACCCGGCCTGGAGGCCGGATAGTGATGGGCAACTGGATTCCGGGTGACCCGACCCTGGTGGCGCAGATTCTCAAGATCAGCTCTGCGTACTCTCCGCCTCCGCCGGAAGGCTTTATCAGCCCGATGACGTGGGGGGTCGAGAAGAACGTCATAGAGCGATTCGGCGCCGCGGGAGTCGCTGAGAGCGACATCTCGTTCGCCAAGGACATCTACACCTTCGAGGCCGAGGGAAGCCCGTCAGATTTTCTGGCCACGTTCAGGACTTACTACGGCCCCACCATGAACGCCTACGAGGCCGCCGAAGCCAGCGGCCGGGTGGCGCAACTGCAGGACGAGCTCGAAGCGCTGTTCATCAGCCAGAACACCAGCACCACGGACACGGACACACGCATTCCCGCGACTTTCCTCCGCGTCACGGTGAACCTCTGA
- a CDS encoding UDP-glucose/GDP-mannose dehydrogenase family protein gives MTQRPRLSVIGTGYLGATHAVCMVELGYDVIGLDVDIAKIEALRGGKIPFFEPGLPELLAKHIDSGRLRFTTDYAEVAAFADVHFICVGTPQKKGQYAADLSYVSAAFRSLAPHLDRRVLVVGKSTVPAGTAVRMAKVLAELAPNKEVELAWNPEFLREGFAVEDTLRPDRLVFGVHSEWAEQTLRAAFAPVIEAGTPVIVTDFATAELVKVAANSFLATKISFINAMAEVCEATGADVTQLADAIGHDARIGRRFLNAGLGFGGGCLPKDIRAFIARAGELGVDQAVSFLRDVDEINLRRRARTVELGLDLLDGSYRGTRVAVLGAAFKPNSDDVRDSPALDVAAAVGRRGATVLVYDPEANGSAQRLHPELSYAASLEDAVEQADLVMLLTEWSIFRSMDPDVIGARVAQRNLVDGRNVLDPKQWRAAGWAYRALGRP, from the coding sequence ATGACTCAGCGTCCTCGCCTCTCGGTGATCGGAACCGGCTACCTCGGAGCCACCCATGCGGTGTGCATGGTCGAACTCGGCTACGACGTCATCGGCCTGGACGTAGACATCGCCAAGATCGAGGCCCTGCGGGGCGGCAAGATCCCGTTCTTCGAGCCCGGACTGCCCGAGCTGCTGGCCAAGCACATCGACTCCGGCCGGCTGCGGTTCACCACCGACTACGCTGAGGTGGCCGCATTCGCCGACGTGCACTTCATCTGCGTCGGCACACCGCAGAAGAAGGGCCAGTACGCCGCGGACCTGAGCTACGTCTCGGCCGCGTTCCGCTCGCTGGCGCCGCACCTGGACCGGCGGGTGCTGGTGGTCGGCAAGTCGACGGTGCCGGCCGGCACCGCGGTGCGGATGGCCAAGGTGCTGGCCGAGCTGGCGCCGAACAAAGAGGTAGAGCTGGCCTGGAACCCCGAGTTCCTGCGGGAGGGCTTCGCCGTCGAGGACACCCTGCGCCCGGACCGCCTCGTCTTCGGCGTGCACAGCGAGTGGGCCGAGCAGACGCTGCGCGCGGCGTTCGCGCCGGTCATCGAGGCGGGCACGCCGGTGATCGTCACCGACTTCGCCACCGCCGAGCTGGTGAAGGTGGCGGCGAACTCGTTCCTGGCCACCAAGATCAGCTTCATCAACGCGATGGCCGAGGTCTGCGAGGCCACCGGCGCCGACGTCACCCAGCTGGCTGACGCGATCGGCCACGACGCCCGGATCGGTCGGCGGTTCCTCAACGCCGGCCTGGGCTTCGGCGGCGGTTGCCTGCCCAAGGACATCCGGGCCTTCATCGCCCGGGCCGGTGAGCTCGGCGTCGACCAGGCGGTGTCGTTCCTGCGCGACGTCGACGAGATCAACCTGCGCAGGCGGGCCCGCACCGTCGAGTTGGGCCTGGACCTGCTGGACGGCTCGTACCGGGGCACCCGGGTGGCGGTGCTGGGCGCGGCGTTCAAGCCGAACTCCGACGACGTGCGCGACTCCCCCGCGCTGGACGTGGCGGCCGCGGTGGGCCGGCGGGGCGCCACCGTGCTGGTCTATGACCCCGAGGCCAACGGCAGTGCGCAGCGGCTGCACCCGGAACTCTCCTACGCGGCCTCGCTGGAGGACGCCGTCGAGCAGGCGGACCTGGTGATGCTGCTGACCGAGTGGTCGATCTTCCGGTCGATGGACCCGGACGTCATCGGCGCCCGGGTCGCGCAGCGCAACCTGGTCGACGGGCGCAACGTGCTCGATCCGAAGCAGTGGCGGGCCGCCGGCTGGGCCTACCGGGCGTTGGGCCGTCCTTAG
- a CDS encoding acyl-CoA dehydrogenase: MASNPNFDSYRLTDEHNMLREAVRSLAEDKIAPRAAEVDRTAEFPHDVLTALVRAGFHATHIPEEYGGVGADSLATVIVIEEVARVCASSSLIPAVNKLGTVPLLLSASEDLKKQVLPPVASGEAMFSYALSEREAGSDAAAMRTRALLDGDHWVLNGTKCWISNAGVSTYYTVMAVTDPSQGARGISAFVVHKDDPGFSVGMHERKMGIKGSPTCEIHFDNCAIPADRIIGEPGTGFKTALATLDHTRLTIGAQALGIAQGAIDASIAYMKQRQQFGKPIADFQGLQFMLADMVMQTEAARQLIYAAAAKAERGEPGLTWYSASAKAFASDVAMKVTTDAVQIFGGYGYTEDFPVERMMRDAKITQIYEGTNQINRMVIARNILK; encoded by the coding sequence ATGGCGTCCAACCCGAATTTCGACAGTTACCGGCTCACCGACGAGCACAACATGCTGCGCGAGGCGGTGCGCTCGCTGGCCGAGGACAAGATCGCGCCCCGAGCGGCCGAGGTGGACCGGACGGCGGAGTTCCCCCACGACGTGCTGACCGCCCTGGTGCGGGCCGGTTTTCACGCCACCCACATCCCTGAGGAGTACGGCGGCGTCGGCGCGGACTCGCTGGCGACGGTCATCGTGATCGAAGAGGTCGCCCGGGTCTGCGCGTCGTCCTCGCTGATCCCGGCGGTGAACAAGCTCGGCACCGTGCCGCTGCTGCTGTCGGCGTCGGAGGACCTGAAGAAGCAGGTGCTGCCGCCGGTCGCCTCCGGCGAGGCGATGTTCTCCTACGCCCTGTCCGAGCGCGAGGCCGGCTCCGACGCCGCGGCGATGCGCACCCGGGCCCTCCTGGACGGCGACCACTGGGTGCTCAACGGCACCAAGTGCTGGATCAGCAACGCCGGCGTCTCCACCTATTACACGGTGATGGCGGTGACCGACCCGTCCCAGGGCGCCCGCGGCATCTCGGCGTTCGTGGTGCACAAGGACGACCCCGGCTTCTCGGTCGGCATGCACGAGCGCAAGATGGGCATCAAGGGCTCGCCGACGTGTGAGATCCACTTCGACAACTGCGCGATCCCGGCCGACCGGATCATCGGCGAGCCGGGCACCGGGTTCAAGACCGCGCTGGCCACCCTGGACCACACCCGGCTCACCATCGGCGCCCAGGCGCTGGGTATCGCCCAGGGCGCCATCGACGCGTCGATCGCCTACATGAAGCAGCGGCAGCAGTTCGGCAAGCCGATCGCCGACTTCCAGGGGCTGCAGTTCATGCTCGCCGACATGGTCATGCAGACCGAGGCGGCCCGCCAGCTCATCTACGCCGCGGCCGCGAAGGCAGAGCGGGGCGAGCCGGGGCTGACCTGGTACTCGGCCTCAGCCAAGGCCTTCGCCTCAGACGTGGCGATGAAGGTCACCACCGACGCGGTGCAGATCTTCGGCGGCTACGGCTACACCGAGGACTTCCCGGTCGAGCGGATGATGCGCGATGCCAAGATCACCCAGATCTATGAGGGCACCAACCAGATCAACCGGATGGTCATCGCCCGCAACATCCTGAAGTAG
- a CDS encoding MalY/PatB family protein → MTSETAGRLANPLEQLSLPQLRRRSSMKWQTHPEDVLPLWVAEMDVVLAEPIADVLREVIDRGDTGYPAGTAYAEALAEFAQRRWGWSGVEIARTAIVPDVMLGIVEVLRLVTDPGDTVVVSAPVYPPFYAFVSHDGRHVLEARLGVGGRVDLDTLEETFARARAQSPGVAYLMSNPHNPTGVVHSLAELEGIAALARRHGVRVISDEIHAPLVLPGATFTPYLSVDGAENAFAVTSASKAWNLAGLKAALVIAGPESASDLARMPEEVSHGPSHVGILAHTAALRHGEPWLDALLAGLDTNRALLGSLLAEHLPAVRWTPPQGSYLAWLDCRDLGVQHRDGAGNGGSDADADGDSGRPGIITELAGPARFFLDEARVALSSGHVFGAGGAGHVRLNFATSGAILTEAVTRMGSATPRG, encoded by the coding sequence ATGACGAGCGAGACCGCAGGTCGCTTGGCCAACCCGCTGGAGCAGCTGAGCCTGCCACAGCTACGCCGGCGCTCCAGCATGAAATGGCAGACCCACCCCGAAGACGTGCTGCCGCTGTGGGTGGCCGAGATGGACGTCGTGCTGGCCGAGCCAATCGCCGACGTGCTCCGCGAGGTCATCGACCGCGGGGACACCGGCTACCCGGCCGGGACGGCGTACGCCGAGGCGCTAGCCGAGTTCGCGCAGCGGCGCTGGGGTTGGTCAGGCGTGGAGATTGCTCGCACCGCGATCGTGCCAGACGTGATGCTGGGCATCGTCGAGGTGCTCCGCCTCGTCACCGACCCCGGGGACACGGTCGTGGTGAGTGCCCCGGTGTACCCGCCGTTCTACGCCTTCGTCAGCCACGACGGCCGCCACGTCCTCGAGGCGCGCTTGGGCGTGGGCGGACGGGTCGACCTCGACACACTCGAGGAGACGTTCGCCCGGGCGCGGGCTCAGAGCCCTGGAGTCGCCTACCTGATGAGCAACCCGCACAACCCGACCGGCGTCGTGCACTCGCTCGCCGAGCTCGAAGGCATCGCCGCTTTGGCGCGGCGCCACGGGGTCCGGGTCATCTCCGACGAGATCCACGCCCCGCTGGTGCTGCCAGGCGCCACGTTCACCCCCTACCTCAGCGTCGACGGCGCCGAGAACGCCTTCGCCGTCACCTCCGCCTCGAAGGCGTGGAACCTCGCCGGCCTCAAGGCCGCCCTGGTCATCGCGGGACCGGAGTCGGCCTCTGACCTGGCTCGGATGCCCGAGGAGGTGAGCCACGGGCCCAGCCACGTGGGAATCCTCGCCCACACCGCGGCGCTGCGGCACGGGGAGCCGTGGCTGGACGCCCTGCTCGCCGGGCTGGACACCAACCGCGCGCTTCTGGGTTCCCTGCTCGCCGAGCATCTGCCGGCCGTGCGGTGGACGCCGCCGCAAGGCAGCTACCTGGCGTGGCTGGACTGCCGCGATCTCGGCGTGCAGCACCGCGACGGCGCCGGCAACGGTGGCAGCGATGCCGATGCCGACGGAGACAGCGGGAGGCCTGGGATCATCACCGAACTCGCCGGCCCGGCGCGCTTCTTCCTTGACGAGGCCCGAGTCGCGCTCAGCTCCGGGCACGTCTTCGGCGCCGGAGGCGCCGGTCACGTCCGCCTGAACTTCGCGACCTCAGGCGCCATTTTGACCGAAGCGGTGACCCGGATGGGCAGCGCGACGCCTCGGGGCTGA